Part of the Candidatus Methylomirabilota bacterium genome, AAGGCACTCGACGGCGACTTCCACCAGTACGCGATCACGTGGGGCGCGCCGTCGCTCCGGCGCGCGATCGCCGACAAGTACCGGAAGTTCTACGGCATGGAGGCCGACCCCGAGCGTCACGTGACCGTCTGCTGTGGCTCCACCGAGACGATGCTCTCGACGCTGCTCGCGGTGCTGAACCCCGGCGACCAGGTCGTCATCTTCGAGCCGTTCTACGAGAACTACGGCCCGGGCTGCATCATCTCGGGGGCCGAGCCCGTCTTCGTGCCGCTCGAGCCCCCCGACTTCGGCTTCGACCCCGACCGGCTCCGGCGGGCGATCACGCCCCGCACGCGGGCGATCGTCGTCAACAGCCCGAACAACCCGACCGGCAAGGTCTTCTCGCGCGGGGAGCTCAAGACGATCGCCGCGCTCTGCCTCGAGCACGACCTGCTCGCGATCACGGACGAGATCTACGAGCACATCGTCTACGACGGCCTCGGCCACACGCCGATCGCGACCCTCCCGGGCATGGCCGAGCGCACGGTCACGATCTCGGGCATCTCCAAGTCGTACTCCGTCACCGGCTGGCGCGTCGGCTACGCCGTGGCCCCGGAGGAGCTCTCCGTGGGCATCCGGCGCGCCCACGACTTCGTCACCGTCGGCGCGCCCCACCCGCTGCAGGAGGCTGCGGTGACGGCGCTCCACCTGCCGGACGCGTACTACGCGCGCCTCCGCGCGGAGTACCAGGCGCGGCGCGACCTCCTCTGGGGCTACCTGGAGGCGGCCGGCTTCTTCGGCTGGAAGCCGCAGGGCGCGTACTACATCCTCACGGACGTCGCCCACTTCATGAAGCGCTACGGCGTCGAAGACGACACCGCGTTCGCCATGTGGCTCATCAAGCACGTGGGCGTGGCCACGGTGCCGGGCTCCTCGTTCTACGCCCACCCCGAGCTCGGCCGCACGAAGATCCGGTTCTGCTTCCCGAAGACCGACGACATGCTTCGGGACGCGGGAGAGCGCCTGCTGAAGCTCCGCCCGTGACGGCGCGCGAGGCCGCGCGCGCCATCTGGCAAGCGGCCCTCGCCGCCGGCGACGTCGCGCCGCTCGTGCGCGCCCACCTCGGCCCCGCGTCCGCCCACGCGCGGGTGCTCGTCCTCGGCTGCGGCAAGGCGAGCGCGGCCATGGCCCGCGCCGCCGAGGAGACGCTGGGCGAGCGCGTCGCCGAGGGGTTCGTCGTCGTCAAGGACGGCTACACCGCGCCGCTCCGGCGGATCCGCCTCGCCGAGGCCGGCCATCCGGTCCCCGACGAGCGCGGCCTGGTGGCGTCGGCGGGGCTCCTCGATCTGGCGCGGAGCGCGCGCGAGGACGACCTCGTCCTGTTCCTGGTCTCGGGCGGCGGCTCGGCGCTCACGCCCGCGCCGGCGCCGCCCGTCACGCTCGCCGAGAAGCAGGAAATCACGCGGCTCCTGCTCGCGGCCGGCGCGCCGATCGAGGAGCTGAACGCGGTGCGGAAGCACCTCTCGCGGTTCAAGGGCGGCCAGCTCGCGCGCGCGGCGTGGCCGGCGACGGTCTTGACGCTCGCCCTCTCCGACGTCATCGGCGATCCGCTGGACGTGATCGCCTCGGGCCCGACCGCGCCCGACCCGACCACGTTCGCCACGGCGCTCGAGGTCCTCGAGCGACGCAGGGTCTGGGTTCGCACGCCCGCCTCGGTCCTCGACCGGATCGAGGCCGGGCTCAAGGGCGAGGTCGAGGAGACGCCGAAGCCGGGTGACCGGGTCTTCAGCCGCGTGACTAATGTGGTCATCGGCAACAACGCGCTCGTGACCGGCGCCGCCGTGGCCGCGGCCGAGCGGCTCGGCTACCGGCCCGAGCTCCTGACCCGCGAGCTCCACGGCGAGGCGCGCACGCTCGCCCGCGAGCTGGTGGAGCGGGCGCGGCGCCTGCCGGCGCCCGCCTGTCTCGTCGCCGGCGGCGAGACCACGGTGACGGTGCGCGGACACGGGAAGGGGGGACGCTGCCAGGAGTTCGCGCTGGCCGTGGCCCTGGAATTGCGGCACGGCGACGGCCTCACGGTGCTCGCCGCGGGCACCGACGGCACCGACGGGCCCACGGACGCCGCCGGCGCGATCGTGGACGAGGGGACGGTGACGCGTGGCGCCGCGGCGGGAGCCGATGCCCGCCGGCAGCTCGAGGACAACGATGCCCACCATTATCTGCGCGCGAGCGGCGATCTCCTCGTCACCGGGCCCACGAACACGAACCTGCTCGATCTCTACGTCGTCCTCAAAGCCTGATGCGCAGCGAATAGGCGAAGCGGTCTAAGTCGCTGAAAAGCCGTCCGGGCGTTCGACTTTCCCACGCGGTTATCCACGGGTCTCACACAGAAGCCGTGGAAAACTCCCGTCGCGACTGCTCGTGTTATTCTTCCCTGGATGTCGCGCGTGAACCTCGTCGGACTCTCGCCTTCCGAGCTCGAAGATCTCGCGGTCGAGCTCGGCGCGTCGCGCTACCGCGGCCGCCAGCTGGCGACCTGGATGTACAAGAAGGGCGTCTTCGACCTCGACGCGATGTCCGATCTCCCGAAAGATTTTCGCGCGCGGCTCGCCGAGCGCGCCGTCATCGAGGTGCCCGAGCCCGAGCGCGTGACGGCGTCGCGGGACGGCAGCCTGAAGCTCGTCTATCGCTTCGCCGACGGCAGCCGGATCAGCTCCGTGAGCATGCCGGACGACGACCGGATCACCCTCTGCGTCTCGACCCAGGTCGGCTGCGGCTTCGAGTGCCGCTTCTGCCTGACCGG contains:
- a CDS encoding aminotransferase class I/II-fold pyridoxal phosphate-dependent enzyme produces the protein MPPPISRRVQGFTESVIREMTRVVSQHGGVNLAQGMPNFPPPPELLEAAHKALDGDFHQYAITWGAPSLRRAIADKYRKFYGMEADPERHVTVCCGSTETMLSTLLAVLNPGDQVVIFEPFYENYGPGCIISGAEPVFVPLEPPDFGFDPDRLRRAITPRTRAIVVNSPNNPTGKVFSRGELKTIAALCLEHDLLAITDEIYEHIVYDGLGHTPIATLPGMAERTVTISGISKSYSVTGWRVGYAVAPEELSVGIRRAHDFVTVGAPHPLQEAAVTALHLPDAYYARLRAEYQARRDLLWGYLEAAGFFGWKPQGAYYILTDVAHFMKRYGVEDDTAFAMWLIKHVGVATVPGSSFYAHPELGRTKIRFCFPKTDDMLRDAGERLLKLRP
- a CDS encoding glycerate kinase; translation: MTAREAARAIWQAALAAGDVAPLVRAHLGPASAHARVLVLGCGKASAAMARAAEETLGERVAEGFVVVKDGYTAPLRRIRLAEAGHPVPDERGLVASAGLLDLARSAREDDLVLFLVSGGGSALTPAPAPPVTLAEKQEITRLLLAAGAPIEELNAVRKHLSRFKGGQLARAAWPATVLTLALSDVIGDPLDVIASGPTAPDPTTFATALEVLERRRVWVRTPASVLDRIEAGLKGEVEETPKPGDRVFSRVTNVVIGNNALVTGAAVAAAERLGYRPELLTRELHGEARTLARELVERARRLPAPACLVAGGETTVTVRGHGKGGRCQEFALAVALELRHGDGLTVLAAGTDGTDGPTDAAGAIVDEGTVTRGAAAGADARRQLEDNDAHHYLRASGDLLVTGPTNTNLLDLYVVLKA
- a CDS encoding 23S rRNA (adenine(2503)-C(2))-methyltransferase RlmN, producing MNLVGLSPSELEDLAVELGASRYRGRQLATWMYKKGVFDLDAMSDLPKDFRARLAERAVIEVPEPERVTASRDGSLKLVYRFADGSRISSVSMPDDDRITLCVSTQVGCGFECRFCLTGVMGLERNLTAGEIVGQVLAANRLLGSERRVTHIVFMG